The following proteins come from a genomic window of Candidatus Protochlamydia phocaeensis:
- a CDS encoding hybrid sensor histidine kinase/response regulator, translated as MTDKREAEFQANLLAMFKIEAEEHLKAISDGLLALEGNLSNEERKAKVETIFRESHSLKGAARSINYQSIQSICQSLENIFSAWKQGRLPISKEVFDPLYAAIDLIGKLVAYSPSDKPKEISAIFPLIDQLDQIAAAASEQASIEPQPSSHTPSPIAEQQPAPSLDIPSSIPKDEPKTGPIPTSSLSPSGLAQDKTIRVSLNKLDKLFQEIEEMLMLKLASRQQMNNLILLRDTLKQSDRKWKTVQPDIHTLIERLKKSDKSPAIHKELAKALDYINWQQEFIKSIKNHLSHLIKMSAQDHRAASVIVDTLLDDTRKVLMQPLSTLLDVFPRMVRDISHSQEKEIHFEVVGEDIEIDRRILEEMKDPLMHIIRNSIDHGIETPAVRAKVNKPPSGTIRVSASQTSGNSMELIISDDGQGINRAKVKESAIRQGILSPSDAAAMGDQESLMLIFQSGISTKDIITELSGRGLGLGIASEKVDKLGGHLSVESKQGEGTSFRIVLPLTLATFRGMQIKTAGQDFIMPSHNIKRVIRINREEIKSVENREVLYQNGKPISFVPLSQVLDLPAEQSREKERMVYAVIVKAAEKTIAFGVDKILYEQEILVKGLGKQLKQLKYVLGASISESGQVIAILNPQDLVKSAVQLDIAKKMESTPKELKKGKKTILIAEDSMTSRLLLKNILEIADYEVKAAVDGLEAFSIFKIEHIDLIISDVEMPRMDGFTLTSKVRELDKGKNIPIILCSAKESPEDLEQGMNVGANAYLEKSRFTQKSLLDIIQKLL; from the coding sequence ATATGCCAATCCCTCGAGAACATTTTCTCTGCCTGGAAACAAGGCCGTCTTCCTATCTCTAAAGAGGTATTTGATCCTTTATATGCGGCCATTGATCTGATAGGCAAATTGGTCGCTTACTCCCCCTCGGATAAACCCAAAGAAATCAGCGCCATTTTTCCTCTTATCGATCAATTGGATCAAATTGCGGCAGCAGCTTCGGAACAGGCATCCATTGAACCGCAGCCTTCCTCTCACACTCCCTCCCCTATCGCCGAACAGCAGCCTGCTCCAAGCCTAGACATTCCCTCTTCCATTCCTAAGGACGAGCCCAAAACCGGCCCTATCCCGACGTCTTCGCTTTCTCCAAGTGGATTAGCTCAAGATAAAACGATCCGCGTTTCTTTGAATAAATTGGATAAGCTTTTTCAGGAAATAGAAGAAATGCTCATGCTGAAGCTGGCCTCGCGCCAGCAAATGAACAACTTAATCCTTTTGAGAGATACTTTAAAGCAATCGGATAGAAAATGGAAAACCGTTCAACCGGATATTCATACATTAATAGAGCGCTTAAAAAAGAGTGATAAGTCACCTGCTATCCATAAAGAGCTTGCAAAAGCTCTGGATTATATTAACTGGCAGCAAGAGTTTATTAAATCTATCAAGAATCATCTCTCTCATTTAATTAAAATGTCCGCGCAGGATCACCGTGCAGCCAGCGTCATCGTTGATACTTTGCTAGATGACACCAGAAAAGTCTTGATGCAGCCCTTATCTACTTTATTGGATGTCTTTCCCCGTATGGTAAGAGATATTTCACATTCTCAAGAGAAAGAGATCCATTTTGAGGTGGTAGGAGAAGACATTGAAATTGATCGGCGAATTCTGGAAGAAATGAAAGATCCTTTAATGCACATTATCCGAAATAGCATTGACCACGGCATTGAAACTCCGGCTGTCAGGGCTAAGGTTAATAAGCCTCCGAGCGGCACAATCAGAGTAAGCGCCTCTCAGACTAGCGGGAATAGCATGGAGTTGATCATTAGCGACGACGGACAGGGGATTAATCGCGCCAAAGTTAAAGAAAGCGCAATTAGACAAGGAATTCTAAGCCCATCCGATGCGGCAGCAATGGGAGATCAAGAGAGTTTGATGCTGATCTTTCAGTCCGGCATTTCGACTAAAGATATTATTACAGAGCTTTCGGGAAGAGGGTTGGGATTAGGAATTGCATCAGAAAAAGTCGATAAACTAGGAGGCCATTTATCTGTTGAATCCAAGCAAGGTGAAGGAACGAGTTTCCGCATTGTTCTTCCCTTGACTTTAGCCACCTTTAGAGGCATGCAGATCAAAACTGCAGGCCAAGATTTTATCATGCCTTCCCATAATATTAAGCGAGTCATCAGAATCAACCGAGAAGAAATTAAATCTGTCGAAAACCGGGAAGTGCTTTATCAAAATGGCAAGCCCATTTCCTTTGTGCCTTTAAGCCAGGTCCTCGATCTTCCGGCTGAACAGAGCAGAGAAAAAGAACGCATGGTGTATGCCGTGATTGTCAAAGCAGCCGAAAAAACAATCGCTTTCGGAGTAGATAAAATCCTTTACGAGCAAGAGATCTTAGTCAAAGGCCTAGGTAAGCAATTGAAACAGCTCAAATATGTTTTAGGCGCTTCTATTTCCGAGTCAGGGCAAGTCATCGCCATTTTAAACCCGCAAGATTTGGTCAAATCGGCCGTGCAATTAGACATTGCCAAGAAAATGGAAAGTACTCCAAAAGAATTAAAAAAGGGCAAAAAGACGATTCTCATAGCGGAAGATTCTATGACCTCCCGCCTTTTACTTAAAAACATTCTAGAAATAGCCGACTATGAAGTTAAAGCCGCTGTAGATGGTTTGGAAGCTTTTTCTATTTTTAAAATTGAACATATCGATCTTATTATCAGCGATGTGGAAATGCCCCGCATGGATGGTTTTACCCTTACATCCAAAGTACGCGAACTTGATAAGGGGAAAAACATTCCCATTATTCTTTGCTCGGCCAAAGAGTCGCCCGAAGATTTGGAACAAGGGATGAATGTCGGAGCGAATGCTTATTTAGAGAAGAGCCGATTTACCCAGAAGAGCCTGCTAGATATCATTCAAAAATTATTATAA